The following are encoded together in the Strongyloides ratti genome assembly S_ratti_ED321, chromosome : 2 genome:
- a CDS encoding Sulfotransferase family and P-loop containing nucleoside triphosphate hydrolase domain-containing protein, which translates to MIGAIICYLYNDKLFLSKHKHLNEDYWASRACSSKIVASNFNQISNKFNKGRFKELQNKWKHIVIIRNPVERFLSGFTHLCILRMNDTNSLSSCYHCKGNMECVLKNLYKTLKAYSHREKETTFHIKYHFFPQTWLCQYQKYKNKYIKVKYESMKNEQFYIQLLNVFRSRNIPENKLSYIKWELKHSQSFHATNGTIIHEKQREILYNNPFLLKLLSIIYNDDFLEFNFDFPININKNL; encoded by the exons ATGATTGGAGCTAttatatgttatttatataatgataaactttttttatcaaaacatAAACATCTTAATGAAGATTACTGGGCATCAAGAGCATGTAGTAGTAAAATTGTTGCATCAAATTTTAACCAAATATCTAATAAGTTTAATAAAGGAAGATTTAAGGAGCTTCAAAATAAATGGAAAcatattgtaataataagaaaTCCTGTTGAACGATTTTTAAGTGGTTTTACACATTTATGTATCTTAAGAATGAATGATACTAATTCTTTAAGTTCATGTTATCATTGTAAAGGAAATATGGAATGtgttcttaaaaatttatacaaaacaTTAAAAGCTTATTCTCATAGAGAAAAAGAAACAACTTTTcatattaaatatcatttttttccaCAAACAtg GTTATGccaatatcaaaaatataaaaataaatatattaaagttaaatatgAATCTATGAAAAAtgaacaattttatatacaattaCTTAATGTGTTTCGTTCACGAAATATAccagaaaataaattaagttACATCAAATGGGAACTTAAACATTCACAAAGTTTTCATGCAACTAATGGAACAATTATTCATGAAAAACAAAGAGAAATACTATACAATAATCCATTTCTTCTTAAACTTCtttctataatatataatgatgATTTTCttgaatttaattttgattttcctattaacattaacaaaaatttatag